In Trifolium pratense cultivar HEN17-A07 linkage group LG7, ARS_RC_1.1, whole genome shotgun sequence, a genomic segment contains:
- the LOC123898288 gene encoding cold-responsive protein kinase 1-like, which yields MTCFAFLFGKKVSSDVRRDPVIDEGLSGIRIKVYTYKELKVASDNFSPANKIGEGGFGSVYKGVLKGGKLAAIKVLSTESKQGVQEFLTEINVISEIQHENLVILYGCCVEGDHRILVYNYLENNSLAQTLLAGGHSNIYFDWQTRCRICIGVARGLAFLHEEVQPHIVHRDIKASNILLDKDLMPKISDFGLAKLIPSYMTHVSTRVAGTIGYLAPEYAIRGQLTRKADIYSFGVLLVEIVSGRSNTNTRLPIADQYILETTWDLYERKELVQLVDISLNGGFDVEEACKILKIALLCTQDTPKLRPTMSTVVKMLTGEMNVDESKITKPGLISDVMDLKIRQPKKLKETETTYSYNASSSSDSQGNTTMSLAASSAATTSSFTVKYD from the exons ATGACTTGTTTTGCTTTCTTATTTGGTAAGAAAGTGTCTTCTGATGTAAGACGAGATCCTGTAATCGATGAAG GACTTTCTGGCATTCGAATAAAAGTTTATACTTACAAAGAACTAAAAGTTGCCTCTGACAATTTCAGCCCGGCTAATAAAATCGGGGAGGGTGGTTTCGGTTCTGTATATAAG GGAGTGCTAAAAGGTGGGAAGTTAGCCGCTATAAAAGTGCTTTCAACTGAATCAAAACAGGGGGTGCAGGAATTCTTGACCGAGATTAATGTGATTTCAGAAATACAGCATGAAAATTTGGTTATACTATATGGATGTTGTGTGGAAGGAGATCACCGAATATTAGTCTACAATTACCTTGAGAACAATAGCCTTGCACAAACCCTTCTAG CTGGAGGTCACAGTAATATCTACTTCGATTGGCAAACACGGTGTAGGATATGCATTGGAGTTGCACGTGGACTTGCGTTTCTTCACGAGGAAGTGCAACCCCATATTGTTCACAGGGATATAAAAGCAAGCAATattctccttgacaaagatctCATGCCTAAGATTTCAGATTTTGGTCTTGCAAAACTTATTCCATCATACATGACTCATGTCAGCACACGTGTAGCAGGAACAAT AGGTTATTTGGCACCAGAGTATGCAATAAGGGGGCAGTTGACACGTAAAGCAGATATTTACAGTTTTGGGGTCCTCCTTGTAGAGATAGTCAGTGGGAGATCCAACACAAATACAAGATTACCAATTGCAGATCAATATATTCTAGAAACG ACATGGGACCTTTATGAGCGAAAGGAATTGGTACAGTTGGTAGACATATCACTAAACGGGGGATTTGATGTTGAGGAGGCATGTAAAATTCTGAAGATTGCACTTCTTTGTACTCAGGATACTCCTAAGCTACGGCCCACCATGTCTACTGTCGTCAAAATGCTCACTGGAGAAATGAATGTTGATGAAAGTAAGATAACAAAACCAGGCTTGATTTCAGATGTTATGGACCTTAAAATTAGAcaacctaaaaaacttaaagaaaCGGAGACTACATATTCATACAATGCTTCCTCTAGCTCAGATAGCCAGGGTAATACTACCATGTCATTGGCTGCTTCAAGTGCTGCAACAACTTCAAGCTTTACTGTGAAATATGATTAA